A genomic region of Herbaspirillum sp. DW155 contains the following coding sequences:
- the lplT gene encoding lysophospholipid transporter LplT yields MNRGFYTIMAAQFFSSLADNALLIAAIALLAEMHSPAWMTPLLKLFFVLSYVLLAAFVGAFADAFPKGKVMLITNMIKIVGCSLMFFTVHPLLAYAVVGFGAAAYSPAKYGILTELLPPEKLVAANGWIEGLTVGSIIMGTVLGGALVNPKISAVILSFDFPLFDLPVDTPTEAALCIISCIYVIAALFNFYIPDTGARYEHQERNPIRLIVDFAGCFTTLWKDKLGQISLAVTTLFWGAGATLQFIVLKWAEKSLHMPLDRAAILQGIVAVGVAMGAVAAARFVPLKKSLTVMPLGIIMGIVVMLMTTTTSVWVAYPLLVIVGALSGYFVVPMNALLQHRGHVLMSAGHSIAVQNFNENLSVLTMLVLYAFMVRMNLDVNTVIIIFGCFVAGVMYLIMRRHAANQREHDSLALIGEDKHPHH; encoded by the coding sequence ATGAATCGCGGTTTCTATACCATCATGGCAGCGCAGTTCTTTTCGTCGCTCGCCGATAACGCGCTGCTGATCGCCGCCATCGCCCTACTTGCCGAAATGCATTCTCCAGCGTGGATGACCCCGCTGCTGAAGCTGTTCTTCGTGCTTTCCTATGTGCTGCTGGCCGCCTTCGTGGGCGCCTTCGCCGATGCCTTCCCCAAGGGCAAGGTCATGCTGATCACCAACATGATCAAGATCGTCGGCTGTTCCCTCATGTTCTTTACCGTGCATCCGCTGCTGGCCTATGCCGTAGTCGGCTTTGGCGCGGCGGCGTATTCGCCGGCCAAGTACGGCATCCTCACCGAACTGCTGCCACCTGAAAAACTGGTTGCCGCCAATGGCTGGATCGAGGGGCTGACGGTGGGCTCCATCATCATGGGCACCGTGCTGGGCGGGGCGCTGGTCAATCCCAAGATTTCCGCCGTGATCCTCAGCTTCGATTTCCCCCTCTTCGACCTGCCCGTCGATACCCCCACTGAAGCGGCGTTGTGCATCATCTCCTGCATCTACGTCATCGCTGCCCTGTTCAATTTCTACATTCCCGATACCGGTGCCCGCTACGAGCACCAGGAACGCAATCCCATCCGCCTCATCGTCGATTTCGCCGGCTGCTTCACCACCCTGTGGAAGGACAAGCTGGGCCAGATCTCGCTGGCCGTGACCACGCTCTTCTGGGGTGCGGGGGCGACGCTGCAGTTCATCGTGCTGAAGTGGGCAGAGAAATCGCTGCACATGCCGCTGGACCGCGCCGCCATCCTGCAGGGCATCGTCGCCGTGGGCGTGGCGATGGGGGCGGTGGCGGCAGCCCGTTTCGTGCCACTGAAGAAATCACTGACCGTGATGCCCCTGGGCATCATCATGGGCATCGTGGTGATGCTGATGACCACCACCACCTCGGTGTGGGTGGCCTATCCGTTGCTGGTGATCGTGGGCGCGTTGTCGGGCTATTTCGTGGTGCCCATGAACGCCCTGCTGCAGCATCGCGGTCACGTGCTCATGAGCGCGGGACATTCGATTGCCGTGCAGAACTTCAATGAGAACCTCTCGGTGCTGACCATGCTGGTGCTGTATGCCTTCATGGTGCGCATGAACCTGGATGTGAATACCGTCATCATCATCTTCGGCTGCTTCGTGGCCGGCGTCATGTATCTGATCATGCGCCGCCATGCCGCCAACCAGCGCGAGCATGACTCGCTGGCGCTGATCGGCGAGGACAAGCATCCTCACCACTGA
- a CDS encoding thioredoxin family protein — protein MSYLKLDQTNRRHLAEALRNDTWVVACLCANWCGSCREYEAAFQAWAARYPQHHFVWIDIEDQADLVGDLDIDNFPTLLIERGATVAFFGPMEPDTRLAERILLAQLDKSDAELQREAASTAERRSWQQECALLDKLADVIG, from the coding sequence ATGTCCTACCTGAAACTAGACCAAACCAATCGCCGCCACCTTGCAGAGGCGCTTCGCAACGACACCTGGGTCGTGGCCTGCCTGTGTGCGAACTGGTGCGGCAGTTGCCGTGAATATGAAGCTGCCTTCCAGGCCTGGGCGGCACGCTATCCGCAACACCATTTCGTCTGGATCGACATCGAAGACCAGGCCGATCTGGTCGGTGATCTCGACATCGACAATTTCCCCACCCTCCTGATCGAACGCGGTGCCACCGTGGCGTTCTTCGGTCCCATGGAACCGGATACCCGCCTGGCCGAACGCATCCTGCTGGCCCAGCTCGACAAGAGCGATGCCGAGCTGCAACGCGAAGCCGCCAGTACCGCCGAACGCCGCAGCTGGCAACAAGAGTGCGCCCTGCTGGACAAGCTCGCGGACGTCATCGGCTGA
- a CDS encoding uracil-DNA glycosylase has product MSEELKQEPDFGSSLALLDALGIGPVWVRRELAVEEMQAAQAEAPAQESVASAPAAPAELQETIAPEPALAQSKAPAAPPAAPPPSPAAPAAPVRPRAPAEEEGGPPSWLDEMDFATSLEPMLIPDGDEDEEAPAVDPVLARIKVMEWPQLKQQVAECRRCGLCQGRKNTVFGVGDEKAKWLFIGEGPGRNEDQQGEPFVGPAGKLLDNMLQAMGVKRGENAYIANIVKCRPTDDNGRDRPPSPQEVASCLPYLQRQIELIQPTVLVALGKTAAISLLGMDPATPVSRLRGTVHRYQDRPLVVTYHPAYLLRTLNDKSKAWADLCLAMNTYQAQAR; this is encoded by the coding sequence ATGAGTGAAGAATTGAAACAAGAACCGGACTTCGGTTCCTCCCTGGCCTTGCTGGATGCCCTGGGCATCGGCCCGGTATGGGTACGGCGCGAACTGGCGGTGGAAGAAATGCAGGCGGCACAAGCCGAAGCGCCCGCGCAGGAAAGCGTTGCCTCCGCGCCGGCAGCACCGGCTGAACTGCAAGAAACTATCGCGCCTGAGCCCGCTCTCGCGCAATCCAAGGCACCCGCCGCTCCCCCTGCTGCGCCCCCCCCATCCCCAGCGGCCCCCGCTGCGCCGGTGCGCCCTCGTGCGCCGGCCGAGGAAGAGGGGGGGCCGCCGTCCTGGCTGGACGAGATGGACTTCGCCACCTCCTTGGAGCCCATGCTCATTCCTGATGGCGATGAGGACGAAGAGGCTCCAGCCGTCGATCCCGTGTTGGCCCGCATCAAGGTCATGGAGTGGCCACAGCTCAAGCAGCAGGTCGCCGAGTGCCGCCGCTGCGGGCTGTGTCAGGGGCGCAAGAACACTGTCTTCGGCGTGGGCGACGAGAAGGCCAAATGGCTCTTCATCGGCGAAGGCCCGGGCCGCAACGAGGACCAGCAGGGTGAACCCTTCGTCGGTCCGGCCGGCAAGCTGCTGGACAACATGCTGCAGGCCATGGGCGTCAAGCGGGGCGAGAATGCCTACATCGCCAACATCGTCAAATGCCGGCCCACCGATGACAACGGCCGCGACCGCCCGCCCTCGCCACAGGAAGTGGCCTCCTGCCTGCCTTACCTGCAGCGCCAGATCGAACTGATCCAGCCCACCGTGCTGGTGGCGTTGGGCAAGACCGCCGCCATTTCGCTCTTGGGCATGGACCCGGCCACGCCGGTCTCGCGCCTGCGCGGCACGGTGCATCGCTATCAGGACCGGCCGCTGGTGGTGACCTATCACCCGGCCTACCTGCTGCGCACGCTCAATGACAAAAGCAAGGCCTGGGCCGACCTGTGCCTGGCCATGAACACCTATCAGGCGCAAGCGCGCTGA
- the sodC gene encoding superoxide dismutase [Cu-Zn] SodC, with amino-acid sequence MKRAIALLALMAGASVASATLAAEAPVKVALNLVNAQGVASPAGEVTISETPYGLLFQPALTGLPAGVHGFHVHQNPSCAPLEKDGKMEPALAAGGHWDPQKTGKHEGPYGDGHLGDLPALYVTADGKADYPVLAPRLKTLAEVRGHALMVHVGGDNHSDHPAALGGGGVRLACGVIQ; translated from the coding sequence ATGAAACGAGCTATTGCACTGCTGGCCCTGATGGCTGGCGCATCTGTGGCCTCCGCCACCCTGGCGGCCGAGGCGCCGGTCAAGGTGGCGCTGAACCTGGTCAATGCACAGGGCGTGGCGTCCCCGGCGGGAGAGGTCACCATCAGCGAGACCCCCTATGGATTGTTGTTCCAGCCGGCGCTGACGGGCTTGCCGGCGGGTGTGCATGGCTTCCATGTGCATCAGAATCCTTCCTGCGCGCCGCTGGAGAAGGACGGCAAGATGGAGCCGGCCCTGGCCGCAGGCGGACATTGGGATCCGCAAAAGACCGGCAAGCACGAGGGCCCTTATGGCGACGGGCACCTGGGCGATCTGCCGGCCCTGTACGTCACGGCGGATGGCAAGGCCGATTATCCGGTGCTGGCGCCGCGCCTGAAGACCTTGGCCGAAGTCCGTGGACATGCGCTGATGGTGCATGTGGGCGGAGACAATCACTCGGATCATCCGGCGGCGCTGGGTGGCGGGGGTGTGCGGTTGGCGTGTGGGGTGATCCAGTAA
- a CDS encoding EAL domain-containing protein, whose product MISSVGNDDLACCSALLDAVQNLQGMALYAALGGIASGFLKRPGGRYLVSAPPEVAEGICQAVQYEGAQFGYFVFPPLTRPYTEHERNRLGLLASFLGRLMQRRAETEKRARSLDQIEAKLEQQAQILNQMHESVITMDPAGFITSWNRGAEQLFGYSAQEAIGRNVLFLYENEEEEDSLRDLFLEQGGREMEVRRRKKSGEVFWASLSLSVMRDQSGHAIGLIGYLNDITERKNAEKLIHHLAYYDALTGLPNRTLLTRTVDQALTEARHEDMHGCVMFVDLNRFKPINDTLGHVAGDMLLVEVAIRLRRALREQDLVARLGADEFAVALFDIDKDYHPGFVAQKLLGVFDEPFFIDGHELRVGASIGVSMYPEDASDTETLLRLADIAMYRAKQGGDNNEGGYVYYSEEMNRNTLDVLRIETGLLHAFEYDELLLYYQPKVDMNTLAITGGEALVRWQHPERGLLLPGEFIPIAEETGLIVQLSDWVLDAVCRQARSWKDAGLPPVRIALNVTAREFTRSLPDRVRAALNRHSLSGDWLELEITESMLMHSTDRVISIMEKICSLGITISLDDFGTGYSSLSYLKRFPINTLKIDRSFTMGIPDDTNDCAIASAIIGIAKQLRHKVIAEGVETEKQFNFLREAGCNELQGFLFSRPIPAADFHAMLLEGRKLNVMPDAAA is encoded by the coding sequence ATGATTTCCTCCGTGGGCAATGACGATCTGGCATGCTGTTCGGCACTGCTGGACGCCGTGCAGAACCTGCAGGGCATGGCTCTGTACGCGGCGCTCGGGGGGATTGCTTCCGGTTTCTTGAAGCGCCCGGGTGGACGCTATCTGGTCAGCGCTCCGCCTGAGGTGGCCGAGGGGATATGCCAGGCAGTGCAGTACGAGGGCGCCCAATTCGGCTACTTCGTCTTTCCGCCGCTGACCCGTCCCTACACCGAGCATGAGCGCAACCGCCTGGGCTTGCTGGCGTCCTTCCTCGGACGCCTGATGCAGCGCCGCGCCGAGACCGAGAAGCGCGCCCGTTCACTGGATCAGATCGAGGCCAAGCTGGAACAGCAGGCGCAGATCCTGAACCAGATGCATGAGTCGGTCATCACCATGGACCCGGCCGGCTTCATCACCAGCTGGAACCGCGGTGCCGAGCAACTGTTCGGCTACAGCGCACAGGAAGCCATCGGCCGCAACGTGCTCTTCCTCTACGAGAACGAGGAGGAGGAAGACTCCCTGCGCGACCTGTTCCTGGAGCAGGGTGGCCGCGAGATGGAGGTGCGCCGCCGCAAGAAGTCCGGCGAGGTGTTCTGGGCCAGCCTGTCGCTGTCGGTCATGCGTGACCAGAGCGGCCACGCCATTGGCCTGATCGGCTATCTCAACGACATCACCGAGCGCAAGAACGCCGAAAAGCTGATCCATCATCTGGCTTACTATGACGCCCTGACCGGCCTGCCCAACCGTACCTTGCTCACGCGCACCGTGGATCAGGCGCTTACCGAGGCCCGCCACGAGGACATGCATGGCTGCGTGATGTTTGTCGACCTGAACCGCTTCAAGCCCATCAACGACACGCTGGGTCACGTGGCCGGCGACATGCTGCTGGTGGAAGTGGCCATCCGCCTGCGCCGCGCATTGCGCGAGCAGGATCTGGTGGCGCGCCTGGGTGCGGATGAATTCGCGGTGGCGCTGTTCGACATCGACAAGGATTACCATCCCGGCTTCGTCGCCCAGAAGCTGCTGGGCGTGTTCGATGAACCTTTCTTCATCGATGGCCACGAGCTGCGCGTAGGCGCCAGCATCGGCGTGAGCATGTATCCGGAAGACGCCAGCGACACCGAGACCCTGCTGCGCCTGGCCGACATCGCCATGTACCGGGCCAAGCAGGGTGGCGACAACAACGAAGGCGGCTACGTCTATTACAGCGAAGAGATGAACCGCAACACGCTGGATGTGTTGCGCATCGAAACGGGCCTGCTGCACGCCTTCGAATACGACGAATTGCTGCTGTACTACCAGCCCAAGGTGGATATGAACACCCTGGCCATCACCGGCGGCGAAGCACTGGTGCGCTGGCAGCATCCAGAGCGCGGTTTGCTGTTGCCGGGCGAGTTCATCCCCATTGCGGAAGAAACGGGCCTGATCGTGCAGCTCAGCGATTGGGTGCTGGACGCCGTGTGTCGCCAGGCCCGCTCCTGGAAGGATGCCGGCCTGCCGCCGGTCCGCATCGCCCTGAACGTGACGGCGCGCGAGTTCACCCGCTCGCTGCCGGATCGCGTGCGTGCTGCCTTGAACCGTCACTCTCTCAGCGGCGACTGGCTGGAGCTGGAAATCACCGAGAGCATGCTGATGCACAGCACCGACCGCGTTATCTCCATCATGGAAAAGATCTGCAGCCTGGGCATCACGATTTCGCTGGATGACTTTGGTACCGGCTATTCCAGCCTGTCTTACCTGAAGCGCTTCCCCATCAACACGCTCAAGATCGACCGTTCCTTCACCATGGGCATCCCCGACGATACCAATGACTGCGCCATTGCCAGCGCCATCATCGGCATCGCCAAGCAACTGCGCCACAAGGTCATTGCCGAAGGGGTGGAGACCGAGAAGCAATTCAACTTCCTGCGCGAAGCCGGCTGCAATGAACTGCAGGGCTTCCTGTTTTCACGTCCGATTCCGGCAGCCGACTTCCATGCCATGTTGCTGGAAGGGCGCAAGCTCAATGTAATGCCGGATGCTGCGGCATAG
- a CDS encoding LysR family transcriptional regulator, whose amino-acid sequence MDRLQSMRVFAKVVEQGSFVRAAELLEISNAVATRFIADLEAHLGTRLLNRSTRRLSLTEAGQAYLERVRMILAEVDDAEALVSLETKRPAGTLAIYSNAGFGQSQLGEMLAAYAEAYPEVGLDIHLSDRSIDLVEEGIDIGFFSSMQKFDASMIVRQLGVAKVILCASPAYVARAGAPEQPEDLSRHSCLNFSHEYLRHHWHVNTEGGVMDVPIVSKVVSNSGVLLRDLALAGMGIALRPSYSLGDDLRCGKLVQVLPGFDMGQVVISMVYPSRRLLSAKVRSFADFVSARFPHPETDPWLG is encoded by the coding sequence ATGGATCGTCTGCAATCAATGCGGGTGTTTGCGAAGGTGGTGGAGCAGGGCAGTTTCGTGCGCGCGGCCGAGTTGCTGGAGATTTCCAATGCGGTGGCCACCCGCTTCATTGCTGATCTGGAAGCCCATCTGGGCACGCGTCTGCTCAACCGGTCGACCCGCCGGCTTTCCCTCACCGAGGCCGGGCAGGCCTATCTGGAGCGGGTACGCATGATCCTGGCCGAGGTCGATGATGCCGAGGCGCTGGTGTCGCTGGAGACCAAACGCCCGGCGGGCACCCTGGCGATCTATTCCAATGCCGGTTTCGGGCAGTCGCAGCTGGGTGAGATGCTGGCCGCCTATGCCGAGGCCTACCCGGAGGTGGGGCTGGACATCCACCTCTCGGACCGCTCCATCGATCTGGTGGAAGAGGGCATCGATATCGGATTCTTCAGTAGCATGCAGAAGTTCGATGCCAGCATGATCGTGCGACAGCTGGGTGTAGCCAAGGTGATCCTTTGTGCTTCACCTGCCTACGTGGCCCGCGCCGGTGCGCCCGAGCAGCCCGAAGATCTGTCCCGGCACAGCTGCCTGAACTTCTCGCATGAATATTTGCGCCATCACTGGCATGTCAATACCGAGGGTGGCGTGATGGATGTGCCCATCGTCAGCAAGGTGGTGTCCAACAGCGGGGTGCTTTTGCGCGACCTGGCGCTGGCCGGCATGGGCATCGCGTTGCGGCCTTCCTATTCGCTCGGGGATGACCTGCGCTGTGGCAAGCTGGTGCAGGTGTTGCCGGGCTTCGATATGGGCCAGGTGGTCATTTCGATGGTCTATCCGAGCCGCCGGCTGTTGTCGGCCAAGGTGCGCAGCTTTGCCGATTTCGTCAGCGCGCGCTTTCCGCATCCGGAAACCGATCCCTGGCTGGGCTGA
- the rimI gene encoding ribosomal protein S18-alanine N-acetyltransferase — protein sequence MDELALPQPVLHPRYGRLHFAAMGASDLDAVVRIEEAVYSHPWTRGNFQDSLYSGYQAQTLRDGHGELLGYFLVMLAVDEAHLLNISVAALHQHQGLGRLLLDQATAMARQRHMRTMLLEVRESNLHAAKVYRQYGFSEIGRRKNYYPAANQTREGAIVMSLPL from the coding sequence ATGGATGAACTGGCGCTGCCTCAGCCGGTCTTGCATCCGCGTTACGGCCGCCTGCACTTCGCGGCCATGGGCGCGAGCGACCTGGATGCGGTCGTGCGGATCGAAGAGGCCGTCTATTCCCATCCCTGGACCCGCGGCAATTTCCAGGATTCGCTCTACAGCGGCTATCAGGCGCAGACGCTGCGTGACGGCCACGGCGAATTGCTGGGCTATTTCCTGGTGATGCTGGCCGTGGATGAGGCGCATCTGCTCAACATCAGCGTGGCCGCGCTGCATCAGCATCAAGGGCTGGGCCGCCTGCTGCTGGACCAGGCCACGGCAATGGCGCGCCAGCGCCACATGCGCACCATGCTGCTGGAAGTGCGTGAATCGAACCTGCACGCGGCCAAGGTCTACCGCCAGTACGGCTTTTCCGAAATCGGCCGGCGCAAGAACTACTATCCCGCCGCCAATCAGACCCGAGAAGGGGCTATCGTCATGAGCCTGCCCTTATGA
- a CDS encoding aspartate kinase, protein MALYVHKYGGTSMGSIERIQNVAKRVAKWHDAGHQIVVVPSAMSGETNRLLGMAKEIMAQPDGRELDMLASTGEQVSVALLAIALQALGKQAVSYAGWQVPIKTDSAFTKARIRSIDDAKVRKDLNAGKIVIITGFQGVDADGNITTLGRGGSDTSAVAVAAAMKAAECLIYTDVDGVYTTDPRVVSDARRLKTVTFEEMLEMASLGSKVLQIRSVEFAGNYKMPTRVLSSLTDPLTPLAEEAASGTLISFEEDKNMEQATITGIAFSRDEAKITVLGVPDRPGIAYQILGPVADANIEVDMIIQNQSVEGKTDFTFTVPRGEYAKAVEVLNSSVKAHIGAAAINGDTKVSKVSVVGVGMRSHVGIASQMFRTLSEEGVNIQMISTSEIKISVLIDEKYMELAVRALHKAFDLDSAK, encoded by the coding sequence ATGGCTTTATACGTTCACAAATACGGCGGCACCTCGATGGGCTCAATCGAGCGCATCCAGAATGTCGCAAAGCGCGTTGCCAAATGGCACGACGCCGGCCATCAGATCGTTGTCGTGCCCTCGGCGATGTCTGGTGAAACCAACCGCCTCCTGGGCATGGCCAAGGAAATCATGGCCCAGCCCGACGGCCGCGAGCTGGACATGCTGGCCTCCACCGGCGAACAGGTCTCGGTGGCGCTCTTGGCCATCGCCCTGCAGGCGCTGGGCAAGCAGGCCGTGTCCTACGCTGGCTGGCAGGTTCCCATCAAGACCGATTCGGCCTTCACCAAGGCGCGCATCCGCTCCATCGATGATGCCAAGGTCCGCAAGGATTTGAATGCCGGCAAGATCGTCATCATCACCGGCTTCCAGGGCGTGGACGCCGACGGCAACATCACCACCCTGGGCCGTGGCGGCTCGGACACTTCGGCCGTGGCCGTGGCCGCGGCCATGAAGGCTGCCGAATGCCTGATCTACACCGACGTGGATGGTGTCTACACCACCGACCCGCGCGTGGTGAGCGATGCCCGGCGCCTGAAGACCGTGACCTTCGAGGAGATGCTGGAAATGGCCTCCCTGGGTTCCAAGGTCCTGCAGATCCGCTCCGTGGAATTCGCCGGCAACTACAAGATGCCGACCCGCGTGCTGTCGTCGCTGACCGACCCGCTCACGCCGCTGGCCGAAGAAGCCGCCTCCGGCACCCTGATTTCGTTTGAGGAAGACAAGAACATGGAACAAGCAACCATCACCGGCATCGCCTTCAGCCGCGACGAAGCCAAGATCACCGTGCTGGGCGTGCCCGACCGTCCGGGCATCGCCTACCAGATCCTGGGCCCGGTGGCCGACGCCAACATCGAAGTGGACATGATCATCCAGAACCAGTCGGTGGAAGGCAAGACCGACTTCACTTTCACGGTGCCGCGCGGCGAATACGCCAAGGCCGTGGAAGTGTTGAACAGCAGCGTGAAGGCGCACATCGGTGCAGCTGCCATCAACGGCGACACCAAGGTCTCCAAGGTCTCGGTGGTGGGCGTGGGCATGCGCAGCCACGTGGGTATCGCTTCGCAGATGTTCCGCACCCTGTCCGAAGAAGGCGTGAACATCCAGATGATCTCCACTTCGGAAATCAAGATCTCGGTGCTGATCGACGAGAAGTACATGGAACTGGCCGTGCGCGCCCTGCACAAGGCATTTGACCTGGACAGCGCCAAGTAA
- the tsaB gene encoding tRNA (adenosine(37)-N6)-threonylcarbamoyltransferase complex dimerization subunit type 1 TsaB, which translates to MSTILAIETSTELASAALLYRGELIARQSAGAQTHSDAILPMIQQLLADAGLALSQCDALAFGVGPGSFTGVRTACGVVQGLAFGADRPVVPVITLEAAAQACRDEAPEADEVLAILDARMGEVYWARYRARAQGGWDVLAEPALSCAAQVPVDHRPHACGNGLSVYAGHFSADFCAGAFASIHPLAMPHARQVARLGQVHFNEGVALPAQQAQQAQPLYLRNKVALTTAEREVRDAAKGAA; encoded by the coding sequence ATGTCCACGATTCTTGCCATAGAAACCTCCACCGAGCTGGCCTCGGCGGCCTTGCTCTACCGGGGCGAACTGATTGCGCGCCAGTCCGCCGGCGCCCAGACCCACTCCGATGCCATTCTCCCCATGATCCAGCAATTGCTGGCCGATGCCGGCCTGGCGCTATCGCAATGCGATGCGCTGGCCTTCGGGGTCGGGCCCGGCTCCTTCACGGGCGTGCGCACGGCCTGCGGCGTGGTGCAGGGGCTTGCCTTCGGGGCCGACCGGCCCGTAGTTCCTGTCATTACCTTGGAGGCCGCAGCCCAGGCATGCCGCGACGAAGCGCCCGAGGCCGATGAGGTGCTGGCCATCCTCGACGCCCGCATGGGCGAAGTCTACTGGGCCCGTTACCGGGCCCGCGCCCAGGGCGGCTGGGATGTGCTGGCCGAACCGGCGCTGTCTTGCGCCGCCCAGGTGCCGGTCGATCACCGCCCCCACGCGTGCGGCAATGGTTTGTCGGTGTATGCCGGGCACTTCAGCGCTGACTTCTGTGCCGGCGCCTTTGCCTCCATCCATCCGCTGGCCATGCCTCATGCGCGCCAGGTGGCCAGGCTGGGGCAGGTGCATTTCAATGAGGGCGTAGCCTTGCCGGCGCAGCAGGCGCAGCAGGCGCAGCCGCTTTACCTGCGCAACAAGGTCGCCCTCACCACCGCCGAACGCGAAGTGCGCGATGCCGCCAAAGGTGCTGCATGA
- a CDS encoding DUF4148 domain-containing protein: MNIKNIVVAASLLAAAGAAMAEAPYPPETPFHSTQTRADVKAELQRAQANHEIVSRNEYPFIRQAPSQLSRQDIEKQVQQANGASQNLYTGA; this comes from the coding sequence ATGAACATCAAGAATATCGTCGTTGCCGCCTCCCTGCTGGCTGCTGCCGGTGCCGCCATGGCTGAAGCACCGTATCCTCCGGAAACCCCGTTCCACTCGACCCAGACCCGCGCCGACGTGAAGGCCGAACTGCAACGCGCCCAGGCCAATCACGAGATCGTCTCGCGCAATGAATATCCCTTCATTCGCCAGGCTCCCTCGCAACTGAGCCGCCAGGATATCGAAAAGCAGGTGCAACAGGCCAACGGTGCCTCGCAAAACCTCTACACCGGCGCCTGA
- a CDS encoding DUF1853 family protein, which translates to MDLTKHQARFHQRWPALRDPHVRALAWLLYAPDLLAPDAACWEARIATLGQLSPEVAGWLHDLQYDPILNEALHAHMAQQPSGRLGRYAEKLLGFYLRQQDCLVAANLQVRNQGATRETLGEFDFLVRSPDAESDAGVVHWEFATKFYLLQARDASIQAQADAFVGPNLADSLGRKMRKIMQQQLRLSEHPAAQAVLPAPVVAARALVKGWLFYPLGVELTLPPAMGINADHCRGFWCDAPSLQTIDDGAACYALLPRLSWLAPARLPAAEGMSLAQLRGRLEERFHADDSPVMVAQCRLKEGAEPELLEVRRGFVVPPQWEARAATTVQHAIVQV; encoded by the coding sequence ATGGACTTGACCAAGCATCAGGCGCGCTTCCACCAGCGCTGGCCGGCGTTGCGCGATCCCCATGTGCGCGCGCTGGCCTGGTTGCTGTATGCGCCCGATCTGCTGGCGCCGGATGCGGCCTGCTGGGAGGCTCGCATCGCCACGCTGGGCCAGCTCTCGCCCGAGGTGGCCGGCTGGCTGCATGACCTGCAATACGATCCCATCCTCAATGAGGCGCTGCACGCCCACATGGCGCAGCAGCCTTCGGGGCGCCTCGGGCGGTATGCCGAAAAACTCCTCGGCTTCTACCTGCGCCAGCAGGATTGCCTGGTCGCCGCCAATCTTCAGGTGCGCAACCAGGGAGCGACGCGCGAGACGCTGGGGGAATTCGATTTCCTGGTGCGCTCGCCCGATGCGGAAAGTGATGCAGGCGTCGTGCATTGGGAGTTCGCCACCAAGTTCTACCTGCTGCAGGCTCGCGACGCTTCAATACAAGCGCAAGCCGACGCCTTCGTCGGTCCCAACCTGGCCGATTCACTGGGCCGCAAGATGCGCAAGATCATGCAGCAGCAACTGCGGCTTTCCGAGCATCCGGCCGCGCAGGCGGTGTTGCCCGCGCCGGTAGTGGCGGCCCGCGCCCTTGTCAAGGGATGGCTGTTCTATCCGCTGGGTGTGGAGTTGACCTTGCCGCCGGCGATGGGCATTAACGCGGATCATTGCCGGGGATTCTGGTGCGATGCGCCGTCCTTGCAGACGATCGATGATGGCGCTGCGTGCTATGCCTTGCTGCCGCGCCTTTCCTGGCTGGCGCCGGCACGCCTGCCGGCCGCCGAGGGGATGTCGCTGGCGCAATTGAGGGGCAGGCTGGAGGAGCGGTTCCACGCCGACGACAGCCCGGTCATGGTGGCGCAATGCCGCCTGAAGGAAGGGGCCGAGCCAGAACTGCTGGAAGTCAGGCGCGGCTTCGTCGTGCCGCCGCAGTGGGAAGCGCGTGCTGCGACTACGGTACAGCACGCGATCGTTCAGGTCTGA